In Halarcobacter mediterraneus, the genomic stretch GATTTAGGAATACAACTTGCTATTTCTTTACACGCTGTAGATGATGAACTAAGAAGTGAACTTATTCCAATGAATAAAGCATACAATATTAAATCAATTATTGACGCAGTAAGAAAATTTCCAGTTGATGCAAGAAAAAAAGTTATGTTTGAATATCTAGTTATAAAAGATAAAAATGATGATATATCATCTGCACAAAAACTTTTAAAACTTCTTGATGGAATAAAAGCAAAAGTAAACCTAATTTATTTTAATCCATATCCTGGTACATCATATCAAAGACCACAAAGGGAGGATATGGTAAAATTTCAAGAATATTTAACCTCAAGAGGTTTATTATGTACAATTAGAGAGTCAAAAGGATTAGATATTTCCGCTGCATGTGGACAACTAAAAGAAAAGGAAACTAATGGAAGCTCTTGATTTAGCAATGTTAATCTTCATTGCAATAGTTGCAATATTTTCTGCAATTGGCTTTTTCAAAAACTACAAAAATAAAGACGATAATTAAGGAATATAAAAATGGCAATTACTAGATTTGCTCCAAGTCCAACAGGATACTTACATATAGGTGGCCTAAGAACAGCTTTATATAGTTATTTATGGGCAAGAAAAACAAAAGGAACTTTTAGACTTAGAATTGAGGATACTGATACTCAAAGAAATAATGAAGCAGCAATGGATGCTATTTTAGAAGCATTCGATTGGGTTGGATTATCTTATGATGGTACAGTTGAATATCAGTCAAAAAGATTAGATATATATAAAAAATATATTCAACAATTACTTGATGAAGGTAAAGCGTATTATTGTTATATGTCAAAAGAAGAACTTGATGCTTTAAGAGAAAAGCAAATGGCAAATAAAGAAACTCCAAGATATGATGGAACATGGAGACCAGAAGTAGACAAAACTCTTCCTGAAATACCTCAAGGTGTTGAACCAGTTGTAAGAATAAAATCTCCAAATGAAGGTATAATAACTTTTATTGATGGAGTTAGATCAGTTATGAATTTTGATTGTGCAGAAGTAGATGACTTTGTAATTGCAAGATCTAATGGAATGCCAACATATAATTTTGTTGTAACTATTGATGATGCACTTATGAATATGACTGATGTAATTAGAGGTGATGACCATTTAACTAATACAGCAAAACAAATTGTAATTTATGAAGCTTTAGGATTTGATGTTCCTAAATTTTATCATGTTCCTATGATTAATAATCCTCAAGGTAAAAAATTATCTAAAAGAGATGGTGCACTTGATGTTATGGATTATAAAAGAAAAGGTTATCTTCCTGAGGCATTATTAAACTTTCTTGTTAGATTAGGTTGGTCAAATGGAGATCAAGAAATTTTTTCAATGGAAGAAATGTTAGAATTATTTAATCCTGAAAATATAAATAAATCTGCTTCGTCATATAATGAAGAGAAATTATTATGGTTAAATGCTCATTATATTAAAAATGTTTCAAATGATAGATTAGCCAAAGAATTAGAATTCTTTGATTGCCATTTAAATGGACATGACAAAAAAGAAATGTTATTAGATCTTTGTAAAGAAAGAGCACAAACATTAATTGAATTAAAAGAAGCCATAGAAAAGATTTTGAAAGTTCCTACTGAATATGAAGTAAAAGGAACAAAAAAATTTGTAAAAGAAAATACTATTAAAATTTTAGAATCTTATGTACAAATTTTAGAAGAAAATAAAGATAAACTTCATTTAGCTTGTGATTATGAATTAATTACAAAACCTTTCATTGAAGAGTTTGAATTAAAATTTCCTCAACTTTTCCAACCAATTAGAATTGCTTTAACAGGAGGAACACAAGCTCCATCAGTGTATGATATTATGGCAATTTTAGGAATTGAAGAGGTTAAAAGTAGACTAAATTCTGCAATTAATGTAAATTTTAATAAAGAATTGTAAGATTTACTTGCTAATTATTTTTAATTAAGGCATAATATTATTACTTAATTAAAGGATAGTATAGTAATGAATATTTATGTAGGAAACCTGTCTTATAAAATGATTGACAGTGACTTAGAAAAGTTATTCGCAGAATTTGGCGAAGTAAAAAGTGCGAAAGTAATCGTAGATAGAGATACAGGAAGATCAAAAGGTTTTGGATTTGTTGAAATGCAAACATCAGAATCTGGTTCTGAAGCAATCGAAGCTTTAAATGGTAAAGATTGTGAAGGTAGAGCTTTAAGAGTAAATGAAGCAAAACCAAGAGAAGAAAGACCTAGAAGACAATTCTAGTCTTCTTCTCTCAATTGAGAAATAATCATAAAAACTAACTACAGTTGATATAATGGAACTTTTACTCATAAGGAGAAGTCTCTTTGCTGGTTGTTGGTTATATTATGTTTAAGTGAGCGCAAGTTCCACTATATCTGCTAAAACTGTAGAACAATTCTACACCTTTTTTGTGTAGTTATCGTGTGATAAATAACACAATTTATAAAAAATATTAATTTCCATAATTTTTTCTTCTTATTGTTACCAAAATATAAAAAATTGCAGGTATTATCACTAATGTTAATATTGCTGAAGAAATCATTCCTCCAATCATAGGTGCAGCAATTCTTTGCATAACTTCACTCCCTACTCCATCAATATACATAATAGGAATAAGTCCTCCTAAGATAGCAAATAGTGTCATAAGTTTTGGTCTAAGTCTTAAAACTGCACCTTTATAAACTGCATGGAAAATATGAGTATTATTAAGTTCCTCACACTTATCTGGTAGCTCTTTCATAGCTTCATGTAAATATACAAGCATTACAATAGAAGTTTCTGCTGCAACTCCAA encodes the following:
- the gltX gene encoding glutamate--tRNA ligase, with translation MAITRFAPSPTGYLHIGGLRTALYSYLWARKTKGTFRLRIEDTDTQRNNEAAMDAILEAFDWVGLSYDGTVEYQSKRLDIYKKYIQQLLDEGKAYYCYMSKEELDALREKQMANKETPRYDGTWRPEVDKTLPEIPQGVEPVVRIKSPNEGIITFIDGVRSVMNFDCAEVDDFVIARSNGMPTYNFVVTIDDALMNMTDVIRGDDHLTNTAKQIVIYEALGFDVPKFYHVPMINNPQGKKLSKRDGALDVMDYKRKGYLPEALLNFLVRLGWSNGDQEIFSMEEMLELFNPENINKSASSYNEEKLLWLNAHYIKNVSNDRLAKELEFFDCHLNGHDKKEMLLDLCKERAQTLIELKEAIEKILKVPTEYEVKGTKKFVKENTIKILESYVQILEENKDKLHLACDYELITKPFIEEFELKFPQLFQPIRIALTGGTQAPSVYDIMAILGIEEVKSRLNSAINVNFNKEL
- a CDS encoding RNA recognition motif domain-containing protein gives rise to the protein MNIYVGNLSYKMIDSDLEKLFAEFGEVKSAKVIVDRDTGRSKGFGFVEMQTSESGSEAIEALNGKDCEGRALRVNEAKPREERPRRQF